The Arcobacter lacus genome includes a region encoding these proteins:
- a CDS encoding efflux RND transporter permease subunit — MISSFFIKNPVFAGVLSIIIFLTGIIAMFNLPIEQYPRVLPPQIIVSTSYPGASADTIAKTVAAPLEEQINGAKNMLYMNSLAEDSGRLSINVFFEVGTNPDDAKIDVNNRVQAALAKMPEQVQRQGVVVGERSPSILMFAMLQSPNKTFDSIYLSNYALLNLVESLKRVKGVGDAMIFGAKDYSIRIWMDPLKLSKYSLATTDVITAIKEQNNQYAAGKIASEPIAQKQMYTYTIRTPQRFENPEQFGNIVIRSNEDGSSLRLKDIATVELGASDYSVTTRLNNAPSIPIGVFLQSGANSLETADAIKKALEDASKSFPEDMTYSIPYDSTDFITASIHEVVKTFVEALALVILIIFLFLQSWRATIIPFIAVPVSIVGAFAGMYALGFSINLLTLFGLVLAIGIVVDDAIIVIENIERHMEEGKTPKEAAFIAMKEVTGALIAIILVLGAVFIPVAFMGGLSGEMYRQFAITIVISVVISGFVALTLTPALCVKVLKNKKHEPKGFFKWFNDSFAKATQGYSVIVKKSIRFSLISVLLYAGLLFISWDMFKSMKTGLLPDEDQGTIFVFGFNPPGYSMSKSLELSEEINKIIAEDPSVNNIITLAGYDFTTSAQRSHTVATIIKLKDWSKRPNPEQEAQALLAKFSKQLMGTTEGFSFAVVPPPIMGMSVTGGFDMYVQDRKGGTIEDLGKIVNQIVEKAKTRPELMGVRTALAANIPQFQIDVDTEKAKAKGVSLSDIYSTINATFGSYYVNDFSLYGRTYKVNLQAKDEFRNNVDDFQYVYVRSDKGELLPINSFINYKKVVGADIVERFNLFQAAKVSGQPAAGYSSGDSLRAIEEVANEVLPEGYTISWTGTAYQEKQIGGSSAQAFIFGIVFLFLILCALYERWLLPLSVVLAVPFAIFGAILATNIRSLDNNIYFQIGLLVLAGLAAKNAILIVEFAIQKQKEGIKLVDAALEAAKVRLRPIIMTSLAFTVGVMPLAISSGAGAASKHSIGTGVVGGMLTATFIAILFIPLFFVLISRLSGHKDDEVLTNKEEE, encoded by the coding sequence ATGATTTCTTCATTTTTTATTAAAAACCCAGTTTTTGCTGGTGTTTTATCAATTATAATATTTTTGACGGGAATAATTGCTATGTTCAATTTACCAATTGAACAATATCCAAGAGTTTTACCGCCTCAAATTATTGTAAGTACTTCATATCCAGGAGCTAGTGCAGATACTATTGCAAAAACTGTTGCTGCTCCTCTTGAAGAGCAAATTAATGGTGCAAAAAATATGCTTTACATGAACTCTCTAGCAGAAGATAGTGGAAGATTAAGTATAAACGTATTTTTTGAAGTTGGAACAAATCCTGATGATGCAAAAATCGATGTAAACAATAGAGTACAAGCTGCCCTAGCAAAAATGCCTGAACAAGTACAAAGACAAGGTGTTGTTGTAGGTGAAAGAAGTCCAAGTATTTTGATGTTTGCAATGCTTCAATCTCCAAATAAAACTTTTGATTCAATTTATTTATCAAATTATGCTTTATTAAACTTAGTTGAATCACTAAAAAGGGTAAAAGGAGTTGGTGATGCTATGATTTTTGGAGCAAAAGATTACTCTATTAGAATCTGGATGGATCCATTAAAATTATCAAAATATTCACTTGCTACAACTGATGTTATAACAGCAATTAAAGAACAAAATAATCAATATGCAGCTGGAAAAATTGCTTCTGAACCAATTGCTCAAAAACAGATGTATACATATACAATTAGAACTCCTCAAAGGTTTGAAAATCCTGAACAATTTGGAAATATTGTAATTAGATCAAATGAAGATGGAAGTAGTTTAAGATTAAAAGATATCGCAACTGTTGAGCTTGGAGCTAGTGATTATAGTGTTACAACAAGACTAAATAATGCACCTTCAATTCCTATTGGAGTATTTTTACAAAGTGGAGCTAACTCACTTGAAACTGCTGATGCAATAAAAAAAGCTTTAGAAGATGCAAGTAAAAGTTTCCCTGAAGATATGACATATAGTATCCCTTATGATAGTACAGATTTTATTACAGCTTCAATTCACGAAGTTGTTAAAACGTTCGTTGAAGCTTTAGCACTTGTTATTTTGATTATTTTCTTATTCTTACAAAGCTGGAGAGCGACTATTATTCCTTTTATTGCGGTTCCAGTATCAATAGTTGGTGCATTTGCAGGAATGTATGCTTTAGGATTTAGTATTAACTTACTAACTCTATTTGGTTTAGTTCTTGCTATTGGTATCGTTGTTGATGATGCTATTATCGTTATTGAAAATATCGAAAGGCACATGGAAGAAGGAAAAACTCCTAAAGAAGCTGCATTTATTGCTATGAAAGAGGTAACTGGAGCTTTAATTGCTATTATTTTAGTTTTAGGTGCTGTATTTATTCCTGTTGCATTTATGGGTGGATTAAGTGGAGAAATGTATAGACAGTTTGCCATAACAATTGTTATTTCTGTTGTTATTTCTGGATTCGTTGCTTTAACTTTAACTCCAGCTCTTTGTGTAAAAGTATTAAAAAACAAAAAACATGAACCAAAAGGTTTTTTCAAATGGTTCAATGATTCTTTTGCAAAAGCTACACAAGGGTATTCAGTAATAGTTAAAAAAAGTATTAGATTTTCTTTAATTTCTGTTTTATTATATGCTGGATTATTATTTATATCTTGGGATATGTTTAAGTCTATGAAAACTGGACTTCTTCCTGATGAAGATCAAGGAACAATCTTTGTATTTGGATTTAACCCTCCTGGATACTCTATGTCAAAATCTTTAGAGTTAAGTGAAGAGATAAATAAAATTATTGCAGAAGATCCAAGTGTAAATAATATAATTACTCTTGCTGGATATGACTTTACAACTTCGGCACAAAGAAGTCATACAGTTGCAACAATTATTAAATTAAAAGATTGGAGTAAAAGACCAAATCCTGAGCAAGAAGCACAAGCACTTTTAGCAAAATTTAGTAAACAACTAATGGGAACAACAGAAGGTTTCTCTTTTGCCGTTGTACCACCTCCAATTATGGGGATGAGTGTTACAGGTGGATTTGATATGTATGTTCAAGATAGAAAAGGTGGAACTATTGAAGATTTAGGAAAAATTGTAAATCAAATAGTTGAAAAAGCCAAAACTAGACCTGAATTAATGGGAGTAAGAACTGCACTTGCTGCTAATATTCCACAATTTCAAATTGATGTAGATACTGAAAAAGCTAAAGCAAAAGGTGTAAGTTTAAGTGATATTTATAGCACTATAAATGCAACTTTTGGAAGTTATTATGTAAATGATTTTTCTTTATATGGAAGAACTTATAAAGTTAATTTACAAGCTAAAGATGAATTTAGAAATAATGTTGATGATTTCCAATATGTTTATGTTAGATCAGATAAAGGTGAGCTTTTACCAATTAATTCATTTATAAACTATAAAAAAGTTGTTGGAGCTGATATCGTAGAAAGATTTAACCTTTTCCAAGCAGCAAAAGTTTCAGGACAACCAGCAGCTGGATATAGTTCTGGAGATTCATTAAGAGCTATTGAAGAAGTTGCAAATGAAGTTTTACCAGAAGGTTATACAATCAGCTGGACAGGAACTGCTTATCAAGAAAAACAAATTGGTGGAAGTTCTGCTCAAGCATTTATTTTTGGTATTGTTTTTCTGTTCTTAATTCTTTGTGCACTTTATGAAAGATGGTTATTACCACTTTCTGTTGTATTAGCAGTACCATTTGCAATTTTTGGAGCAATACTTGCTACAAATATAAGAAGCTTAGACAATAATATCTATTTCCAAATTGGACTTCTTGTTCTTGCAGGACTTGCGGCTAAAAATGCAATTTTAATTGTAGAGTTTGCTATTCAAAAACAAAAAGAAGGTATAAAATTGGTTGATGCGGCACTTGAAGCTGCTAAAGTAAGACTTAGACCAATTATTATGACTTCATTAGCATTTACAGTTGGAGTTATGCCACTTGCTATTAGTAGTGGAGCTGGAGCTGCAAGTAAACACTCTATTGGAACTGGAGTTGTAGGAGGAATGTTAACTGCTACATTTATAGCAATTTTATTTATTCCACTATTCTTCGTTTTAATTTCAAGACTTAGTGGTCATAAAGATGACGAAGTTCTAACAAATAAAGAAGAGGAATAA
- a CDS encoding ABC1 kinase family protein, which yields MDELKELHDKLPKMSKNDFESVFKESFKQDYFKKFDNEPIASASIGQVHIAYLNDDTKVAVKLRRKNIEKQVRVDIKILNFFNKLFRPLFSYYTKNSIDAVINEFSSMIKDETNLTIELENLKKFSKIYENSGVLFPKPYEEFCSCSALVMSFMEGFRFDDKNSLIKHNIDFKEIISKLINFYTQQMLMNGYFHADPHPGNLLINCNGDLVLLDFGMVKNISNDTRVAIIELIDGANKGDFDTFVRANKKLGTISYEAPQSLMVEFSQKMFDIFSNDNLSSESMQKLAFEVLESTRNLPFKLPSDAVYILRVSAIIEGLGTTYIENFNGVKDILPILKDNLPEALGIKTTITEIILDEIESLPKFLKSLKQMISKSSKGELEVLINKDQLEFIKKDLKEYFGSYLKSLSFVLFGLFLIFYDENLKNIALILVSIGFLKILFIK from the coding sequence TTGGATGAACTAAAAGAGCTACATGATAAACTTCCAAAAATGTCTAAAAATGATTTTGAATCAGTTTTTAAAGAGTCTTTCAAGCAAGATTATTTTAAAAAATTTGACAATGAACCAATTGCAAGTGCTTCAATAGGACAAGTTCATATTGCATATCTAAATGATGATACAAAAGTTGCAGTAAAACTTAGACGTAAAAATATAGAAAAACAAGTAAGAGTTGATATAAAAATATTAAACTTTTTTAATAAACTTTTTAGACCACTTTTTTCATATTACACAAAAAATTCAATTGATGCAGTTATAAATGAATTTTCAAGTATGATAAAAGATGAAACAAATCTTACTATTGAACTTGAAAATCTAAAAAAATTCTCAAAAATCTATGAAAATAGTGGTGTTTTATTCCCAAAACCTTATGAAGAGTTTTGTAGTTGTAGTGCGCTTGTTATGAGTTTTATGGAAGGTTTTAGATTTGATGATAAAAATTCTTTAATAAAACATAATATTGATTTCAAAGAGATTATTTCAAAACTTATAAACTTTTATACACAACAAATGCTAATGAATGGATATTTTCATGCAGACCCTCATCCTGGAAATTTGCTTATAAATTGTAATGGAGATTTAGTTTTACTTGACTTTGGAATGGTTAAAAATATTTCTAATGATACAAGAGTTGCTATTATTGAACTAATTGATGGCGCAAATAAAGGTGATTTTGATACTTTTGTAAGAGCAAATAAAAAATTAGGAACTATTAGCTATGAAGCTCCTCAAAGTTTGATGGTTGAATTTAGTCAAAAAATGTTTGATATTTTTTCAAATGACAATTTATCTAGTGAATCTATGCAAAAACTAGCTTTTGAAGTTTTAGAAAGTACAAGAAATTTACCATTTAAATTACCAAGTGATGCAGTATATATTTTAAGAGTTAGTGCAATAATAGAAGGTTTAGGAACAACTTACATAGAAAATTTCAATGGAGTAAAAGATATATTACCAATTTTAAAAGATAATCTTCCCGAAGCTTTAGGAATAAAAACCACTATTACAGAAATAATTTTAGATGAAATAGAATCTTTACCTAAATTTTTAAAAAGTCTAAAACAGATGATTTCAAAAAGTTCAAAAGGTGAACTTGAAGTATTAATAAACAAAGATCAACTAGAATTTATAAAAAAAGATTTAAAAGAGTATTTTGGTTCATATTTAAAATCTTTATCATTTGTTTTATTTGGTCTATTTTTGATTTTTTATGATGAAAATCTAAAAAATATTGCTTTGATTTTAGTATCAATTGGTTTTTTAAAAATTCTATTTATAAAATAG
- a CDS encoding DctP family TRAP transporter solute-binding subunit, which produces MKKTIVGIVTASLLATSAMAADYVMKISHVVSSSTPKGMAADYLEKRIEELTQGKIDVQVFPNSQLYGDGDEMKALAMNNVQVIMPSLSKFPSIVPQIQLFDLPFLFRDKEHLYKVMDGEVGAKLKSYVDAKKQMIAFDYWDAGFKHFSSSKQPIINPEDAKGLKFRIQSSKVLEAQFKAVGGNPQILPFSEVYSALQQGVVDATENPLSNFYTKKFHEVQSSLTLSSHGYLGYLVVMNQQFWDKLPKDLQEKVALAMKEATELERKETAIEDAKIMEALKKYAADTKKLEIYQLTNEQVAKWRKVMESIYPQFYSVIGEDLIKKAIETK; this is translated from the coding sequence ATGAAAAAGACTATTGTCGGAATTGTGACTGCTTCACTGTTAGCAACATCAGCAATGGCAGCTGATTATGTAATGAAAATTAGCCACGTTGTAAGTTCTAGCACACCAAAAGGTATGGCTGCTGATTATTTAGAAAAAAGAATTGAAGAGTTAACTCAAGGAAAAATTGATGTTCAAGTATTTCCAAACTCTCAACTGTATGGTGATGGAGATGAAATGAAGGCTTTAGCTATGAACAATGTTCAAGTAATTATGCCAAGTTTATCAAAATTCCCATCTATTGTACCTCAAATTCAACTTTTTGATTTACCATTTCTTTTTAGAGACAAAGAACACTTATATAAAGTTATGGATGGAGAAGTTGGAGCAAAACTTAAATCTTATGTAGATGCAAAAAAACAAATGATAGCATTTGATTATTGGGATGCTGGATTTAAACATTTTTCAAGTTCAAAACAACCTATTATTAATCCAGAAGATGCTAAAGGTTTAAAATTTAGAATTCAAAGTTCAAAAGTTCTAGAAGCACAATTTAAAGCTGTTGGTGGAAATCCACAAATTTTACCATTCTCTGAAGTTTATTCAGCACTTCAACAAGGTGTTGTTGATGCGACAGAAAATCCTTTATCAAATTTCTATACAAAAAAATTTCATGAAGTTCAATCTAGCCTTACTTTAAGTAGCCATGGATATTTAGGTTATTTAGTTGTAATGAATCAACAATTCTGGGATAAATTACCAAAAGATTTACAAGAAAAAGTTGCACTTGCTATGAAAGAAGCAACAGAGTTAGAAAGAAAAGAAACTGCTATTGAAGATGCAAAAATTATGGAAGCATTAAAAAAATATGCAGCTGATACAAAAAAACTTGAAATTTATCAGTTAACAAATGAGCAAGTGGCAAAATGGAGAAAAGTTATGGAATCTATTTATCCACAATTCTATAGTGTAATTGGTGAAGATTTAATCAAAAAAGCTATTGAGACAAAATAA
- a CDS encoding MarR family winged helix-turn-helix transcriptional regulator translates to MKKKYLDDFYERCSIDEKCAIFALSLPLFLVNKDLIVKSEQFLKINYDLLHTDIDVLASLYFKGENYTLSPTELYDALIFSSGGMTKVLKKLQDRGLIKRDAVKNDKRKNLVCLTQKGTELIKEIMDNKASMIEKTFSVLDKKEKENLKNILSKVLYSLN, encoded by the coding sequence ATGAAAAAAAAATATTTAGATGACTTTTATGAAAGATGTTCTATTGATGAAAAGTGTGCAATATTTGCATTATCATTGCCATTATTTTTGGTAAATAAAGATTTGATAGTAAAATCAGAACAGTTTTTAAAAATAAATTATGACTTATTGCATACAGATATTGATGTTTTAGCCTCTTTATATTTTAAAGGTGAAAACTATACTTTATCCCCAACTGAGTTATATGATGCCTTAATATTTTCTTCTGGTGGAATGACAAAAGTTTTAAAAAAACTTCAAGACAGAGGACTTATCAAAAGAGACGCTGTAAAAAATGATAAAAGAAAAAATCTAGTTTGTTTAACACAAAAAGGAACAGAACTAATAAAAGAAATTATGGATAATAAAGCTTCTATGATAGAAAAGACCTTTTCAGTTTTAGATAAAAAAGAAAAAGAAAATTTGAAAAATATCCTTTCAAAAGTTCTTTATTCTTTAAATTAA
- a CDS encoding sulfite exporter TauE/SafE family protein, producing the protein MLELGLGVITFLTSVIAAVVGIGGGMMLIAILPSFLPVNALIPVHGLTQVSSNLSRAIFGYKDVQYEVVPKFLIGSILGIAFFVGILNFISLEYVPLFIGVYILLSLWSQKFNEKIKRYENYYLAGFFQTGLSMVVGATGPLTMTLLFKDYNDKDKVVATGAALMSITHFLKVVVFIYFGFVFFDYIWIIISMIIGAVVGSFVGTKLRNIIDGKKFTIILKVLLTILALNLIIGILLKSF; encoded by the coding sequence ATGTTGGAGTTAGGTTTAGGAGTTATCACTTTTTTGACTTCTGTTATTGCAGCAGTTGTTGGAATTGGTGGTGGAATGATGCTTATTGCTATTTTGCCTTCATTTTTACCTGTAAATGCACTTATTCCAGTTCATGGATTGACACAAGTTTCAAGTAATCTTAGTCGAGCAATTTTTGGATATAAAGATGTGCAATATGAAGTAGTACCTAAATTTTTAATTGGTTCTATTTTAGGAATTGCTTTTTTTGTAGGAATATTAAATTTTATTTCACTTGAATATGTACCATTATTTATTGGAGTTTATATATTACTTTCTCTTTGGAGTCAAAAGTTCAATGAAAAGATAAAAAGATATGAAAACTACTATTTAGCAGGTTTTTTTCAAACAGGACTTTCGATGGTTGTTGGAGCTACTGGTCCGCTTACAATGACACTTTTATTTAAAGATTACAATGATAAAGATAAAGTTGTAGCAACTGGAGCTGCTTTGATGAGTATAACTCATTTTTTAAAGGTAGTTGTATTTATATATTTTGGATTTGTATTTTTTGATTATATATGGATTATTATATCTATGATTATTGGAGCAGTTGTTGGAAGTTTTGTTGGAACTAAACTAAGAAATATAATAGATGGTAAAAAATTTACTATTATATTAAAAGTTTTACTTACTATTTTAGCATTAAACCTAATAATAGGAATATTACTAAAAAGTTTTTAA
- a CDS encoding efflux RND transporter periplasmic adaptor subunit, translated as MIKKSLIAISFLFLGFNSLIADEAKAPNEAPGLPVQTFTITKQNNTTNKTYPTILKAYEQVDVIARVSGILKEKHFKEGDFVKKGTLLYKIEPDTYLANLNMKKAEYTKAKKDYERAKSLIATKSISPQSFDDYTYQYESSKAALDEAQISLNYTTVTAPIDGIVGIKQHDIGDLVGSSSNNSLLVTITNTNPIHAEFSLPKDDMNKYLSQIKEKSAKIKLITDGKTYENGEIDYIAPVIDTNTDTLLLRAKFENANSELIVGNFTKIEISNLSLGDVFVVPENAVLKTAQATIVFVVDENNIAKPRPVVTGDLVKEGMVIKSGLKPNEQIVTSNFAKLRPDTKVQIVNKEK; from the coding sequence ATGATAAAAAAGTCGTTAATTGCAATATCTTTCCTTTTTTTAGGATTTAATAGTTTAATTGCAGATGAAGCAAAAGCACCAAATGAAGCACCAGGTTTACCTGTTCAAACATTTACAATTACAAAACAAAATAATACTACAAATAAGACTTATCCAACTATTTTGAAAGCTTATGAACAAGTTGATGTTATAGCAAGGGTTTCTGGAATATTAAAAGAAAAACATTTTAAAGAAGGTGATTTTGTAAAAAAAGGAACTTTACTTTATAAAATAGAGCCAGATACTTATTTAGCAAATTTAAATATGAAAAAAGCTGAATATACAAAAGCAAAAAAAGATTATGAAAGAGCTAAATCATTAATTGCTACAAAATCAATTAGTCCACAATCTTTTGATGATTATACATACCAATATGAAAGTTCAAAAGCAGCATTAGATGAAGCACAAATAAGTCTAAACTATACAACTGTAACAGCTCCTATTGATGGAATTGTTGGTATAAAACAACATGATATTGGAGATTTAGTTGGAAGTAGTTCAAATAATTCTTTACTTGTAACTATTACAAATACAAATCCAATTCATGCTGAGTTTTCTTTGCCAAAAGATGATATGAATAAATATCTTTCTCAAATAAAAGAAAAAAGTGCAAAAATTAAACTTATCACAGATGGTAAAACTTATGAGAATGGAGAAATTGATTATATTGCTCCTGTAATAGATACAAATACTGATACTCTACTTTTAAGAGCAAAATTTGAAAATGCAAATAGCGAATTAATAGTAGGTAACTTTACAAAAATAGAGATTTCAAATCTATCTTTAGGAGATGTTTTTGTTGTTCCTGAAAATGCTGTATTAAAAACTGCTCAAGCAACTATTGTTTTTGTAGTTGATGAAAATAATATAGCAAAACCAAGACCAGTTGTAACTGGAGATTTAGTAAAAGAAGGAATGGTTATAAAAAGTGGTTTAAAACCAAATGAACAAATTGTAACTAGTAATTTTGCAAAATTAAGACCAGATACAAAAGTTCAAATTGTAAATAAAGAGAAATAA
- the xth gene encoding exodeoxyribonuclease III, whose protein sequence is MAKRYKFISWNVNGIRAVDKKDALKWIDEIEVDLLGVQETKSMKDQIPKTIFSKEFKTLFASASAIKGRSGTALFSDIEPTFQSICESVDILDEGRINEVHFNLADKNIAFFNVYFPNGQSSQERLDYKMEFYDRFLNHCENLKKDGKSIIVCGDVNTAHTEIDIARPKANENTSGFLQMERDWITKFLSHGYIDTFRLINGDIKDKYSWWSYRANARANNVGWRIDYFYVSSDLKDYVKDAYILDTIEGSDHCPIALEMEF, encoded by the coding sequence ATGGCAAAAAGATATAAATTTATTTCGTGGAATGTAAATGGAATACGAGCAGTTGATAAAAAAGATGCGTTAAAATGGATAGATGAAATAGAAGTTGATTTACTTGGTGTTCAAGAAACAAAATCAATGAAAGACCAAATTCCAAAAACTATCTTTTCAAAAGAGTTCAAAACTCTATTTGCAAGTGCATCGGCAATTAAAGGAAGAAGTGGAACTGCTCTATTTTCTGATATTGAACCAACTTTTCAAAGTATTTGTGAAAGTGTAGATATTTTAGATGAAGGAAGGATAAACGAAGTTCATTTCAATTTAGCAGACAAAAATATCGCATTTTTTAATGTATATTTCCCAAACGGACAAAGTAGTCAAGAAAGACTTGATTATAAAATGGAATTTTATGATAGGTTTTTAAATCATTGCGAAAATCTAAAAAAAGATGGGAAATCAATCATTGTTTGTGGTGATGTTAATACAGCTCATACGGAAATTGATATTGCAAGACCAAAAGCCAATGAAAATACAAGTGGATTTTTACAAATGGAGAGAGATTGGATAACAAAGTTTTTATCTCATGGTTATATCGATACTTTTAGACTTATAAACGGCGATATAAAAGATAAATACTCTTGGTGGAGTTATAGAGCAAATGCAAGAGCAAATAATGTTGGCTGGAGAATTGACTACTTTTATGTCAGTTCTGATTTAAAAGATTATGTAAAAGATGCTTATATTTTAGATACTATTGAAGGAAGTGACCATTGTCCAATCGCTCTTGAAATGGAGTTCTAA
- a CDS encoding TolC family protein, producing the protein MKKILFIFFIPLFLYSQSLEELVNLAIQNRLVESSKQKLDALKDEYRSVKGGYLPKLDLGAGYSITDDERPNVAHKSGNVYGSVNYNLYDGGRKYDTYDSYESSIKSGEKSLDALKNDISLTVITYYFNYLSYIAQKDAKLKEIEQLDAQMERLSRYFNAGTTTEDEVQKIISNVEAAKVELKEIDLGIITILHNLEYITGTKVDITSGSNVNELQDVKDESARFDIQSLEYDTQASLSNAKAEKSGYLPTITLDNTFTYYDKEYNHANNDLGNDVDHQNIASANLKWNIFSFGETKYKYEAKFKEYLASKLNLEYEKNKANVDLQLSLRAYEIAKAKIVSTEASLKAADSAYTIIKSKYENGLVDNVAFLQSLSEKFDALSLYRASLNDIEIKRANIIYQSGEKLEEYIK; encoded by the coding sequence TTGAAAAAGATATTATTTATTTTTTTTATACCACTTTTTTTATATTCACAAAGCTTAGAAGAACTAGTAAATTTAGCTATTCAAAATAGATTAGTTGAGTCATCTAAACAAAAATTAGATGCACTAAAAGATGAATATAGAAGTGTAAAAGGTGGTTATTTACCAAAATTAGACCTAGGTGCAGGATATTCAATAACTGATGATGAAAGACCAAATGTTGCTCATAAATCAGGAAATGTATATGGAAGTGTAAATTATAATCTTTATGATGGTGGAAGAAAATATGATACTTATGATAGTTATGAATCATCTATAAAAAGTGGTGAAAAATCACTTGATGCTTTAAAAAATGATATTTCATTAACTGTTATAACTTACTATTTTAACTACTTATCATATATAGCGCAAAAAGATGCAAAATTAAAAGAAATCGAGCAACTTGATGCTCAAATGGAAAGATTAAGTAGATATTTCAATGCTGGAACTACAACAGAAGATGAAGTACAAAAAATTATTTCAAATGTGGAAGCTGCAAAAGTTGAACTCAAAGAGATTGATTTAGGTATCATCACAATTTTACATAATTTAGAATATATAACTGGTACAAAAGTCGATATTACATCTGGTTCAAATGTAAATGAACTTCAAGATGTAAAAGATGAAAGTGCAAGATTTGATATTCAATCTTTAGAATATGATACTCAAGCAAGTTTAAGTAATGCAAAGGCTGAAAAAAGTGGTTATTTACCAACTATTACTTTAGATAATACTTTTACATATTATGATAAAGAGTATAACCATGCTAATAATGATTTAGGAAATGATGTAGACCATCAAAATATCGCAAGTGCAAACTTAAAATGGAATATTTTTTCATTTGGAGAAACAAAATATAAATATGAAGCAAAATTCAAAGAGTATTTAGCTTCAAAATTAAATTTAGAATATGAAAAAAACAAAGCAAATGTAGATTTACAACTATCACTTAGAGCTTATGAAATAGCAAAAGCAAAAATAGTTTCAACAGAAGCTAGTTTAAAAGCTGCTGATAGTGCTTATACAATTATCAAATCAAAATATGAAAATGGTTTAGTTGATAATGTTGCCTTTTTACAAAGTTTAAGTGAGAAGTTTGATGCACTTAGTTTATATAGAGCTTCATTAAATGATATAGAAATAAAAAGAGCAAACATAATTTACCAAAGTGGTGAAAAATTAGAGGAGTACATAAAATGA
- a CDS encoding lipocalin family protein has translation MKKMFNFFGVILLSLFFVACSTKQETDLKTVQKVDLQKYLGDWYEIARYEHPFQKDCKNVKANYSLRDDEKIQVVNSCTKISTNEFKDAKAVAYSIDETNSKLKVSFFRPFYGDYWILDLDKDYKYAIIGTPSKKYLWIISREKTISNEVLNKLLEKITSMGFDKSKLIYTIQD, from the coding sequence ATGAAAAAAATGTTTAACTTTTTTGGAGTTATTTTATTGTCACTATTTTTTGTAGCTTGTAGCACAAAACAAGAAACAGATTTAAAAACAGTACAAAAAGTTGATTTACAAAAATATCTTGGAGATTGGTATGAAATAGCAAGATATGAACATCCTTTTCAAAAAGATTGTAAAAATGTAAAGGCAAATTACTCTTTAAGAGATGATGAAAAGATTCAAGTTGTTAATAGTTGTACAAAAATTTCTACAAATGAATTTAAAGATGCAAAAGCAGTTGCATATAGTATAGATGAAACAAATAGTAAACTAAAAGTAAGTTTTTTTAGACCATTTTATGGAGACTATTGGATTTTAGATTTAGATAAAGATTATAAATATGCAATTATTGGAACTCCATCAAAAAAATATTTATGGATAATTTCAAGAGAAAAAACTATAAGTAATGAGGTTTTAAATAAATTATTAGAAAAAATTACTAGTATGGGATTTGATAAATCTAAACTCATATATACAATCCAAGATTGA